The genomic interval TCAAGGTAGATATATAGAAAAGATACCCTAAAATATGAGCCTAATCTTGACCAAAGTGTAATTTTTCAAATCTTTTGCAGAATAATTCTGACACACACGTTGCTCCCTCTGAGAAGGTGAAGACTGTGTTCCGACCTCGGTATTCCATCTCACCTCTGGAGGTCACACGTTACCTGATCACTGAGAGACAATCAGAGAGTGAGGACAGTCAGCCATCGTTGGGTACCCTAGGGGAGGAGGATGAAGACGAGGATGTAACATCCGAGAGTGACATCAGCATGCCCTCCACCCCTACCACACCCTCCTGCATCCCCATGAAGGTGACCCCGATCAGCGGGAGCAGTCGCAAAAGATACGTCAGTGAGAACTCGGATGATTCCATGACCAGGGTATGCTTTACATCATAGCCCCATTACCTTGGTGACCAAAGACATACCATGGCTGGCCCATTAAGTGCAGATTAACTCAGAATATGTGTAGGCTAGTATCTCTGATGATTCAATGACCAGGGTATGCTTTACATCATAGCCCCATTACCTTGGTGACCAAAAGACATGCCATGGCTGGCCATTAAGTGCAGATTAACTTGGAATGTATGTTAATGACCTGGTCAAAGTCGTAGAAAGTTAAACCATAAAGTAGAGACTCAACACAAGCAAGCAACTTGAAGTAATTAAGATCAATTTTTGAGTATAGCTCCAATGTTAGTATTATTAAGATCAGTTTTTGACCTTCCAAAATATGATATGGTTTCCTTCATCTCGGCCCTCTCTTGTTCTTGCAGGAGGAGGAACAAAAACTATTCCAGAAGCGTAACGTGATCCACCGACCCTCATGTGTCACTATGGAGAAAGACTTTCACAGGACCTCTGTGGACACTCAGGTCCCATCGTCCTCGGGTAGATCAATTCTCGGACAGGtaattcattattttgtatgtatgtatgtatttaagattctcctgcaagcaggaactcgcgaagaagcctcattggcttatcaaagccgcaagctgaccgaagtcagtctcttacattcattatttagcgtccatgattataaattgttaattgtcaacaactctgtaactggacaacatacattaatctgggagtgactcgaaccggggaccttatgattaaaaggcaccggcattaaccactgagctaacactccttaaatTTTGACAGAGTGAAAAGTTTTGCGCTAATATTGAAAACCACAGTTCTATTTTGAGGATAAACATTCTCAGAATCGCATCAGATGCAGGACATGGACCCATAAATTAGATCATTTCAGTGGTTCTGTTTTGTTATCTCACACTTTTCAGAGTTTTCATTACTATTCTGGCTTTGCTCATTGACTCCCAAACTAATGCAACAAAGTACCAAAAATAAAGGCAAGAATTCCATTTCCTGGTTAATATATTTGTTGGATTTTCCTTGGACAATGTTGCATATTACAGAATCTGAGTTGGAAAAGTTATTGAATGAAAAGGATTAAACGTGAATGTGTTATTCTTCTATTTCCTTCATTGACTTATTCAATCTTCATTCCTATTGGTTCTTTATAAAGATAAGTTAAGTTTTCACCCAATCACATGCAAGTTTATGAAAGTAAAGTGTCGGTTTGACTTTTGTTGCAGATGTGCTGTAAATCGCTCTTGTATCTGAAAGCAGTTCAGAGGGAAACATTTGCTATACTATGATGTGTCTTTTATGacaacatatattatatttgtcgTTCCAGATCCACTTAGAACTGGCCAAATATCACGAGTTGGGCCGTTTCGCCGTTTCGGAAGATACAAGGAACCTGAAGGCTGCACTATATCACCTTGAACAGTCAGCTCAGTGTGGTATTCTGGAATCCATCCTGGCTTCAGCTCGGATATATCTGAATATTCCCAATGACATCCTGACGGACCTGCACGTTGATGTAAGTTTCTGATAAAGTGGACATCGAAACAAAATACGTAACCATTAAATCTGCTTCGTACTGCGTAATGGAATGAGACGTGACTCAACTTGACAATGTGGTAATTGTGTGTAGTCGGGCAGTGCGCTGTTTAACATTCAGTCAGTTTTAAGGCAACTCTGCTTctatggagggaggggggtgataTTCCAGCTGATACTCGGCAGCATACTCTGGTTCGtttcaacaaaatgtgactgaTCACAGGGTAATAAATTTTACATGTGATCTAGGCAAGCACCACTCGTTTACAGAAACTAGTTGTTCATTGTGCACTCATCCCTTGTTCTGTGGATAGGATGTTACTCATCCTGGTACTGATAGCAAGAGGTATTCTGCTTGTCATCTTGAcccccctacctccccccccaACACTACCGAATCAATTCAATTTCGTAGGACAAGGTTTGATCTTGGAATATGTATGTACGGTTCAATCTGGGTTAATTGTAGCTTAATTTTTCTATTGACAGGAATCTGAGACAAATCACAACGAGGGTATTCGGTACATGGAGATGGCGGCAGAGGCTGGGGACCGCTCTTCTATGATTCACATGGCCAAGGCGTACGATACAGGCAACGGCTTAGGAACAGAGAGGTAAGTTATCTAAGATGGTTAACCATCTGAAACATGTTTTCCAGACGGATGTGTACGGCCAAGCAAGTCTTTTGTCGTGACAAGGCCTTATGACACATTTGTTTTCACTGGATAGTCACTTTACTGGTATAAACATGACTTTTACAAAGAGGTCTCTGCAAACAGGAATCGAGTACATAATTTCAGACGTGTATTAGCATCAAGAGGAGATGCACATTATCTTGAACAGATCCTTCTCGGTATTTCACTCACTTTGAAGCAGATATGGCAAAAAATGTAATATGACGTCGTATAGCCAAATGTCCAAAATACTCAAACAGCTATTAATATGGAACAATGTGTAAGAGATATTGTATCATATTGTATCACATTaattcagttttaatatttcaatggtTAACAAAATTCAAATAGAGCCCTGCATTCATAACACACTACGACAGGGGTTTTCAATGAGTGGCCAGCGGCCAAATGCATCCCACGAAGAACTTGATTCCAGTCTAAACAAACATTGGACTTCAAAGTAAGCAGAGGTTTCTCTCTTAAAAGGTCAATGGTCTACCCTGCACACTGTTCAATCTAGATATATCAAGATTTTGATGGTCTGCATAGCTCTTTGCCGAAAGCTATGTTTTCTTTGGACCTCATAGAAAACGCTTGACTTGCTCTGTGTCATCTGTGTGGTGTTTTAAGGGTGCAGTGATGATGAAGACTGCAGTTATGTCAATCTTAACTGAAAATGTGCACCGTGGAATATTTttgaaatgtaaatgtaaatgacTTTTCACAACAAGGGGGTAGAAATAAGTGTTATTGTTTAAACCATACAaataattatgattttttttgtctaCCACTAGAAATGTTTTACAGTGCTATTTTCTGTATGATTTGGAACTCTGTCTATAAATCCATGATTGGATTTATCTTGTCTTAGCACATGTTTCTTGTACCTCAGTGGACGAAAAATGAAGTATAGGAGAAATAATTAGTCGCAATGGGATCGGAAGCTCACAATTACGAGAGATGTCTTGTGCTCCACCAActtgtttattatatatttcgaaATTCGTATTAATCTAATATACTTTGTTAATCgatcaatttaattttcacaATTATGGTCGCTATTTAAGAAATACCTATTGTTTATTTacgaaaatgagaaaaaaaaaatgtacattgagttcaaagtttgaataaaagatggcccaaaaaaaaaaaaaaaattggcagatTGTCAGATCACTTTTTTCGAGTCCTATTCtaaccaaaatatttctttgcttttgtcAAAAGTCGGTCTGTTTTTCGCAGTCAGTTCTCCACTGTTGATTTGCTGACATAAAATCATAACTTGATAGGTCAGGCAGAATGTCCACCTCTAATAGGGTCTCACGTCCAATTACAGGAGCAGATCGTGGACAGACGCTATGAATTGGTACGAGCAGGCGGTGGACATGGTCAGCGAGGACGATAACGGTGAATACGACTGCACCATGTCGGATCCCAACTACCTGTTGATTGCTCGGCAAGCGGAAATGTACCGCGAAGGAGGCCAGGGACTCTGCAAGGACCCATCTCAGGCTGGTAGGTTGTAATCCATCTTACCATCTatagatatttaaaaataaatggaTATTCTGTGTTGAATTTActaataaataatgatatttgatttttatatagcgctttataccagcgataggtctcaaagcgctttacagacggtatattacccctggtcaatgatactttgtcccagagacaatccttccagtcggcagcagttatttactgcacccaatgacaagttacctcacaggtacccatttaacccctgggtgaagggaggcaagtgagataaagcatcttgcccaaggagtaatgaactaggcatgaatcaaaccagcaatccttggatcaagAGTTCGACGCCTTAACCAATTGGCCACCAAGCTCTCAAATCTACAATCTGTTGGTAGAGTTTCATGACCATATATGGACTGTGCAGGTTCCTGGAAACATGATCCATGTCAGGAAAAACAACCAGAAATGGTGAAATTATGAAACATGGCTCGCATATGAAGTTGAAACAATTCATTAAACCACATAATCGCCTACAGAACCTTATCTGACTCTCGATTCCCCAACTTGCCAGCGTGAACcagattttgatttttttttcagcaatTTCCCTGAGTCTTGATTTTATGTTTCATAGGCAGTGTTAGAtgatgttgtttgtttgtttgtttttttgcggTCAGGTATTTTGTGATTTAAGTAGAGACTTTTATCAACCGTCCTACTCAAATATCATATTCAGCCttaaaaatgatcaaaattcAATCCATCCACActgaatattgttttttttccttctcatcTTCAGGGGATCTTTACAACGAGGCAGCTGAAGCAGCCATGGCTGGTATGAAGGGTCGGTTGGCCAACAAGTACTACATGTTAGCCGAGGAATGCTACGGAGAGgtggaagaagaggaggaggatagcaatgaataaacaaaaggagagttatgaataaacatgataaCAGTATGTATAAACATGTCTTTGTGTTATCCATATAAAATGTGTTTTCTTACTTTACCCTTTTTTAATTATGTTCAGTGTTGCTGCTCACAAATGTGGTCAAAGTTATTCACTTTCTGGTGGAGTTACCTACTTGCCATTCTTCCCAAAGCTTTACtgacaaaatttgttttaaattaaacatgaaaaggttaaaaaaagttgtatttgacaaaaaaaaaattcatatgaAGGGGGGCGAATGGAAGGAGAAgtttggggaggggaggagctGGCACCAGATGTGTGGAGAGGGAAAGAGCGTGGagcaaatgttgaattgacattTACAGTAACTTGCTTGAGACTGTCGTTATAAAAGCAATagtaaaaataagaaaacgTTGACTTATTTCACTATCTGAGTAACAGTTTAAAAGAagacttcaatttttt from Apostichopus japonicus isolate 1M-3 chromosome 19, ASM3797524v1, whole genome shotgun sequence carries:
- the LOC139960503 gene encoding eukaryotic elongation factor 2 kinase-like — its product is MAQVDIRIQDVRKSETETEDDDDIIMEPLFDDVPDVQKLNLNEAFENIKKSKTPPTKKKWKKAVKKSQKVADPWAIYHFDSVPVEMCTRHRYNAVTEKWTTDKVKVKLATEPFANGAMRECYRMKKLSNFSKSSDWIHAGNFVAKLYMEEVDRDIYFQDVKLQMDAKVWGEEYNRHNPPKKIDICQMSILEFTDRPNKPLFHLENFMEGHYVKYNSNSGFVDEDDVRCTPQAFSHFSFERSGHKLIVVDVQGVGDLYTDPQIHTATGTEYNEGNLGTKGMALFFATHACNEICHSLGLTEFDLHPTELEEHAKYVQLSNNSDTHVAPSEKVKTVFRPRYSISPLEVTRYLITERQSESEDSQPSLGTLGEEDEDEDVTSESDISMPSTPTTPSCIPMKVTPISGSSRKRYVSENSDDSMTREEEQKLFQKRNVIHRPSCVTMEKDFHRTSVDTQVPSSSGRSILGQIHLELAKYHELGRFAVSEDTRNLKAALYHLEQSAQCGILESILASARIYLNIPNDILTDLHVDESETNHNEGIRYMEMAAEAGDRSSMIHMAKAYDTGNGLGTERSRSWTDAMNWYEQAVDMVSEDDNGEYDCTMSDPNYLLIARQAEMYREGGQGLCKDPSQAGDLYNEAAEAAMAGMKGRLANKYYMLAEECYGEVEEEEEDSNE